GATAGTTGACTTACAATCACAAATGTGGATGCTCCCCATCTAGTGACCCAAGATATATAAAATTAGGTGAATAATTTGCACTATATCTGCCTGTTAGATGGATAAGGTATGCTATTTAAAAGTAAAGGTATTCAGATGAGTCGTCATGAGATGCACCAATGATAGGTaaatttatatgttattttcATACCATAAACACAGTGCAAGATCATATAAAGAAAGGAAATTAGTGATCATCCCCACTTCGTAGACTAGTTCATCTACCAAACACTACTACAAGGGAACCAGATTTACAAATAATGAACCACAATTAGAAAACAACTTTGCGAGCTGCCCATGAATTCATGACCCACTGGATATCGAGATTAATTTTTTGCCCTCATACCCCATGGTTTTCTTTAAAGCTTCCTAACTTTCTAATTTCCAATCTTGGTTTCCCATAAAGATCGCATGCTCTGATCTTCAGGGCAGTTTCTATTCTTGTTCAATGAAGAAAATTTTCCTTTTTGAAAAAGAAGTCCAGTTAACAAGTAGTTTATAATAGCCACAATAAACTGACAAAGAAAACACAATGATTTTACGTAGAAGGCTTAGCCATAAGAAGTGTGTATAAGACCATTGCGACCCAGTCTGATCAATAACTCATCCGTTAAAATCACTAGCACAAAATGTTTAAGCTCAAGTTAATACACCCATCCTTACAAGTTAATCTAAATCTTTACCCACTTTCATTGTGGGACTAAACTGAAGTGTTACAAGAATGACAGACACCATAAACTAAAATGACCTTCGTGATAAAGGGAAATATATTTTCTAGTACTGCAATAAAAATAAACCTGTAATCCAATGAGTTAAAGCATTGTCCAAAATCTTATATGGAATGAACCTCAGAGATGGTACCTTCTTTCCTGCTTCCACCTCGGCAACATCAGAACCAACCGACAGTACCTGTTCCAAGAGGTAGAACAACAATTAAAGGACTGACAGTTAGCAGAAATGACATGGCAGCATCACTTGACCATTACCTCGCCCATTATATAGCGCTCAAATTTAACAGCTGATTTTGGAAGTAGAACTCCACCAGCAGATTTCTGCTCCAAAGATATTTTCAGTAAGAATAAAGAACTGGGTAGCTAAAGTTTTTCTTTTCAGAAACATATTTGCTCACTAGTTTTTGCAACTTATGTTCTTGCTActtttcaaataaaaatatattatgatatacaaATCCCACCTCAAAGATTAGTGAACATTGTAGTGAACATTGTAGTTGGTAATTTCACCATAAGCAGGAATAGTTATTTCATCTCCCAAACTGTTTTATTACCCATCACAAAGTATGACAAACAATAAGATGGAAGTGCTGAAACATTCAAATAGGGAACTGCTATGCAACTAAAACAATTTATTTGATGGTTTGGCCCCTGAACAGTTTTAAGAACACAAACAAAATTGTTTCTCAATTTCTATCAACAAAGGCACGGAGTAAATGGATTTTAAATTATCTAAGCAGTCAATCACATTTACGAAAAAAAAAATGCTGATCCCAAGAAACCCACTCGGGCTGACAATACTGTGTGTCTAGGTCTCACGTGCCAAATTATCACCAACCCCATCTGAAGACCGATAGCTACCTATCAGATTTAAAGCAATTCGGGTAGAGGGGATGGTGCAATTGACCGGTAGAATGAACCAAAACTTGCATAGACTAGAGGGATCGGAAAAACACAAACTACAGCATTAACCCTCGTTTTTTTGTCCCATAAGTTATCTCAATTGCATCCTTAAATCACAGAGAAAATATTAGCAACAACAACAAACGTAGGATTATAACAACCTCGGGCAGCTCCTCGAGGCGAATGAGGACCCTATCGGCTTGCGGAGCCACCTGCATCCAATACGACCAGAAAATAGGTGCGGGAAGATGAAGTGTATCGAATTAGTGGAACTGCAAAGAGACATTGCACCAGACCTTGGATGGTTCCCATTTCAAGGAGGAGACTCTGACCGCGCTCCTCCGCGAGGCATGGAGGCTCCAAAGTGGAAAAGAATGGCCagcgcgaggaggaggaggaggagttcgaGGCTGAGAGGGGGAAAGGAGAGTCTTGGCGGCGGATAGGAGGGAGGACGCCATCGGGCAGGGAAATGTCTCCGACGAAGACAGATGTTGCGAGAACTCACGAGACACACTGTTATATAACCGTTCTATGATCGCCGATATATTGGGATTTCTCCCGGCTATTCCGGATAGTTCTTCGCCCCCGTGATAAGCACATGACACGGTCTATGGTTAATGGACCACCACCACCATGGTCGGTCTGATTCGATCCCATTTAATCGGTCGGACCGGGTTGGAGTTGTGAGTTCAACGGCTCAGCCCAAGTAGGTAGGACCGAGGTGTTAGCTTTACAGTATGGGTATGTGTTCGGGTCGGCTCGGCGACCGCTACTGTTGTTTCTCTCGCCACGATCGCGAGCAGAGGAGCAGCTATGGCGGGGATCCGGGGATATTGGACCCTAGCGGCGGCGGCGATTGCCTTCCGCCTCCTTCTCCTCTTATGTTTCCCCAAGGATCTCCACCTCGGCTCTCGCCCTGAGGTCGCCACCCCTCTCACCAGCCTCCGCCGCCGTATGAAGCCCAATCTCCCTTCCTCTCTTTCTTCTGCTTCTTTCTTTCGTCTATCATCGCGTACATTCTCTTATTTTCGTTTCTTTCTCACAGTGGCGGAAGGTTACTGGCTCAAGCAGGCGTCCATGTCGCCCTACTCAGGTTCCGGTGCCTTCCTAGGGTTTTTTGGTTCCAAGAAGTTAAAATCTTAAGTTAGCATTGGTTGATTTTGGTGTTTTTTAGTGATAAGAGCTTTCTATTGTGTGCCATCGTCACTTTCGACGTTTTGCAAACAAATTTTACATGGATCGCATCAAATTTGATGTTTCTGAATTTTACATATTAATTGTCCATAGTACACTCGATGAGTTATAGCAGAAGACGCGGAATGATCAGAGCATATACTGATAACAGCACTAGAGGCGAACCTATCAGTTCCAAACTACTCAGTAATAGTCATCCTAGGTTGCCTTTGGTGGGTTTTGCAGATAATGTAAGTGGAAAACCTTGGTCGAAGCATTTACAATTCATGGATGAGTGAACGCTTGATAGTGttcaccaaaaaaataaaaaatctcatcAGGTGCTAAATAATATCATGTGATAGCTCCTTAGGGAATATTTTAGATTAATCAAACTGAATGTCGGAATGTGCATTTGTATGCTTTTCTTTATTTATGAAGGACTTGATTTTACCACTCTGAACTTTTTAATGCCTAATCAATCTTCAACATCAAGACTCATAGTCATGAGCATATCTGAGACAGACAGCCACGgttatgatttttttcttttatgaaaatGGATAAGACTATTGGAACAACAAAGATGAGGATCATGAGTAAGCAAATTTTTGCGCTAGTCTTCTATTTGACAGAAATTGTTTGCTAATGATAAAGACAATGATTTACATTCTAGACTTTGTTGAggtagggaatgataatgattacTAACATGAGAAGCATATCATCATATTCAGCTAGGTTTGTATGGTTTTATGAGTACAAATCATAATCTTGTAGGCTTGAGCCCTATCCATTCTTATCATTTGCACAGGACATGAAGAGAAAATCCCATTTGGCAAATGTTAAGCAAAGGGACATGCCTGTTGACACCTATATTAATGTGTTACATCTGACAGAAAAATTTTCTAGGACAGTTTTTTAATACTGTTTTTTATTTTCCTCCAAGAAAAGGTTAGTTTTACTGGATTTCTGTCACTCCTAGGGCAACAGATGTTAGAATAGATGACCACTTGAATAGTGTCTATGTAATCCAAAGATGATCAGGAATTAACTGGTTGCTGGTGTTTCATGATGCTCCCTTAATAGTGTCACTAAATTGGACATTTTATAATCAATAATCTTATGTTGCAAACATCGTGCTAACCTATTCAGATGTTTTTCTGTATTTTAGTCAGCACAAGAGATTAATCAATCTAATTATCTATTTTATTATGTGCTGGTAAATCATTATTAGTTATATTCCACATGAAATGCTGTAATAAGCCATTATATTCTTTATGGGAATGTATTTACTATGAAGATCTATGTGTTAATTTCCCATATTTCAAATACTCCACAAAAGGAATGCTTAAAAATCACATAATTGTTTGAATCTTTCTTGCGTCTTAATTAGCTATTTGATTTCTGCTGGAACCTGGAGCTTGCTGCTTGCTGTGTGCTAGATTCTCCTGTTTTTCTGTCTCTCCGCTTAGGGGTCATAAACACTTAGTGCTAGAATCAATTGCTGTCACACcatagcttgttattttgaacttaAGTCATTACCTGAGTATGTTATATGTTCTGTTTAAGTGCCCTTTACAGAATAGGCTTCATGGGTTTAATGGCATGAGGAAGAATGTGGTCCATATTCTCTATTTGTCATTTCTCTTACTCTGGCAACTTTGTTTCTTTCAGGTTCAATGTACCATGGTTCCCCTCTGCTATTATCATTTCTTGGGCAGTTGACTATTAGAAGGTATAGATTCTGGTTTGATAAGTGGCTTCTGTGCTGTTAAGCTTTCCTATGGAACTTTATTGTCCAAACACTAATGTTTTTCACTTTTTTAAAAACAAAATAAGCTAGAACTTATATGTTCCCACTTACACAAGAAAATGAAAGCATACAAAAAGCAATTTACGTCCAGACATGATTGAAGATATGTAGGtttcatttcttccttgttggagGAATAATGGGGCTTACTCATGATTTGTTTAGATATACCATTTACATCTAGACATTTAGTCTTCTTTAACATTCTTCTTCTGGAATTCACTTTTGCAGAGTTGAAGGACGACCCCCTCACTTTTATTGCAGGTGACAtttcatttattttataaattttggtCCAGTAATAATTTGTCTGGGGCACTAACTAAAATAACTTCATATTATTATGTATATGTCCATATAGATTCCTGCAAAACTTGATGAAATCTCATGTGTTGTGCTTTTGTAAGTCTGCTTCCTTTTCTATCGTGGCATATTGCCATGACTAATTGCGTTGGCTATTTCTTTTATCTCATCACAGACTGGTATGACCCAATGGCATAATGAGTTTGCTGACCTTTACTTTGATGAACCCAGGGAGCCATTAAACAACATTGCTTCATGAAGTTGTGCATGTGAATGATTTAGAAAATCGAGATGCAATGTGCTTTATCTTTTTATAATCAGATAGGTGTCGCATCAACTGTGATGTAAATATTACTATTTAAGATCTGAAGCATAGATTTTCTTCAACTGTTTGATCCATGCAGATAATTCCTTATCTTTTGATCTAACTGAAAACTGCTATACTGTTGTTGTTTTGACATCTCTAAGAACCCTTCTCCATTTAGCCTCTATTTGTGGTGGTTTTTGGATTGTAAAGTATGATATTTAATGCTTATCAATGCAAAAACAGTTTGATGTTTGTGGTTGTAGATTTTATTACTGCCATACTTATCCGTGCAACTGGTCAGAAGCTTCTGTTGTCACGCCACAAGAGCTTTCAGGTTCTGAACCTCTCGAAGCTGGTAGAAGCTTCAGGTGCGTTTAAAACGTCATGTTGCTGCAAGAGCAGTTTGTTCACTGTCCTGATTTATAATTGTTGTCAATTTATCCTCCATGATCCTTCTTGTGAGTAGCATGCTTGTATAGACTAGTGGTAGTTATAATACTCCCTTTTCCTTGGACAAGTAAAATTTTATTCAGAACTTGCAGCATGAAAATTGTTAATGAGAAGAAAGATTTACGAGCCTTATGTATAAATTAAGTAATTACATCACAAAAAACAAATTGACAGAATAAAGGAAATAGGGGAGTTGTCATTCAAAAGGTTCATTTTACTGGGCAAACACTATGAGATGAAGAGAATACTCTGCTCAAATTAGATTCTGCTACCTAGCATGTTTGCTCTACACATATTTAGGCCTTCATCTAGCAGTGACTTTTTCATTCAAATCATACATACCTCCCATTGGATGCCAGATGGTAGACAAAATatatattctagttattataatgTTCTTGGAAACCCAATTTCTTATTTTATAGCTTTTATATATTCTAGCTTTTATAATGTTCACAATAAGTAGCTAATGCTAAGTTTTGCTAATTTTGTTTATCTAATACTTTCAGGAACTGTGAACCCTGGAGATTTTGCTTCTCTTGTATATCTTTGGAATCCACTAACGATAGTCACTTGCATGGGATCGTCTACATCACCAGTTGATAATTTAATGGTTGTCATGGCAATCTATGGAGCTTGTTCACGTAATTCCTGTTTTATGCCCTAATAATTGTGGTCTTGAGATCCGACATCCTGATATAAACTTCAATTTGGTGAATGTTTCTTTTATAATCAGAGCATGCCAATCATCCATTGAGCAACTTATTAGTTGTATATTCATATTTTTATATACAGCATATTTAGTAGCTTGCACAAGGTTTTATaccttttaataatatatatgaaacaGATGCTAAATTCATTTAagcctaaatttgaattatgATATTCCACAAGAATTCTATCATTGTTGGTTTATTCGAAGGGATAGACTATTGGTTATATTTTATCTGTACTCTACATTTTGCCCTACGTGTACCCTGAACTACTTATGCATGGTTCTATACATATCACCAGTCCTACTCCATGTGGTTGTAGATCTTTCCTGGTTGTGGGTACTTTTTGCTCAACTTATGTTTGTCTCTCTGTTTATTTTTTGATTGACACACCTAGATTACTCCTTTTGTTATTTTGGTATTTAGAAGCTCATCATCTCTTTCTTCAGACCTGAACTATCAACTAGTAGTTGTTTATAAATATATTCTGACTAATCTAGTGTCACCACTAGATTTCCTATCTAGTCAAGTGGACTTCAAGCATCCTGAATATTTGCATTTGtaagtatatataatatatataggaTCCTTTATTTGTCAACACGGTTATAATAAAATTGACAACTCGAATTTTCAGCTGCTGCCTCTTGCTATCATTTTGGTATAAAAAGGCATTATCGTTGTGTTTTCTTGATTATTATAATGCCAATTTTGGTTGAGTAGTTTCATTAGGATTATGCTACCTATTCTTTTTATTGGTGTAGTTTAAGTGACTGCTTGATCAATATTGATATATTTCTTGTTTCAATATGCACATGCAAATTTTGTGATTTGCTTTTATGCATGCCTAAAACATTGTTATATTTCTCATGGATGGGAAAATGTCGTAGGGCTCTGAAACTGCTGATCTTTTGGCTGTTATATCATGCTCTTGTTTGGTTAATTAAAAACATTTCCATAGTCTTATTGCTGGAAATTAGAGAACTCTGCCCTTCACAGGAATAGCACCATTGGCAGCCTTTGGATGGGTTTTTGCAACACACTTATCTCTTTATCCAATCATCCTGATTGTGCCGGTATTTGTTTTTTGTTCACATATTAGTTTTATGCTGCA
This Musa acuminata AAA Group cultivar baxijiao chromosome BXJ1-2, Cavendish_Baxijiao_AAA, whole genome shotgun sequence DNA region includes the following protein-coding sequences:
- the LOC135608710 gene encoding 10 kDa chaperonin 1, chloroplastic-like isoform X1; its protein translation is MASSLLSAAKTLLSPSQPRTPPPPPRAGHSFPLWSLHASRRSAVRVSSLKWEPSKVAPQADRVLIRLEELPEKSAGGVLLPKSAVKFERYIMGEVLSVGSDVAEVEAGKKVLFSDINAYEVDLGTEAKHCFCKAGDLLAVVE
- the LOC135608710 gene encoding 10 kDa chaperonin 1, chloroplastic-like isoform X2, with translation MASSLLSAAKTLLSPSQPRTPPPPPRAGHSFPLWSLHASRRSAVRVSSLKWEPSKVAPQADRVLIRLEELPEKSAGGVLLPKSAVKFERYIMGEVLSVGSDVAEVEAGKKVLFSDINAYELVCRWTWGQKLSTVSVKLVIY